A window of the Brumimicrobium sp. genome harbors these coding sequences:
- a CDS encoding alpha/beta hydrolase, translated as MKYLLLFSTFFLFGFICAQKEKEVKVDIHGETMYGTLTSVSGGTKAPVVIIIPGSGPTDRNGNSGIMQMNTYRMLAESFAEHGIASLRYDKLMIGKSQTKNLKEENLTFENNTEWVLAWVDFLAQKKYQHIILVGHSEGSLIGMLAAQQRKVDKYISLEGAGRPIDEILYEQISAQSEELGQKCKPYLDKLKTGELIDVVPKDLEAIFRKSVQPYLISWMKYDPKIEIAKLDIPTLIVQGSTDIQVTTKDSERLAEGAPNAQYVLINGMSHILKDGPEERTANILTYYNPKLPLNKDLIDTLIRFIQ; from the coding sequence ATGAAATATTTGTTGCTCTTTTCCACATTCTTCCTTTTTGGTTTTATCTGTGCACAAAAAGAAAAAGAAGTAAAAGTTGATATTCACGGTGAAACTATGTATGGAACACTTACAAGTGTTTCAGGAGGCACAAAAGCTCCAGTTGTGATTATAATTCCAGGTTCAGGACCAACAGATAGGAATGGAAACAGTGGCATTATGCAAATGAACACTTACCGAATGCTTGCTGAGTCTTTTGCTGAACACGGAATAGCTTCGCTTCGCTATGATAAGTTGATGATAGGTAAAAGTCAAACCAAAAATTTAAAAGAAGAAAATCTTACATTTGAAAACAATACAGAATGGGTGCTTGCTTGGGTAGATTTTTTAGCTCAAAAGAAATACCAACATATTATCTTAGTGGGTCATTCTGAAGGTTCTTTAATTGGCATGCTAGCAGCACAACAAAGGAAAGTTGACAAATATATTTCATTGGAAGGAGCGGGGCGACCAATAGATGAAATTCTTTATGAGCAAATCTCTGCTCAATCAGAAGAATTGGGTCAAAAATGCAAACCATACCTAGATAAATTAAAAACGGGAGAATTAATAGATGTCGTTCCTAAAGATTTAGAAGCAATCTTCAGAAAGAGCGTACAACCATATCTGATTTCTTGGATGAAATACGATCCAAAAATCGAAATAGCTAAATTAGATATTCCCACGCTCATTGTTCAAGGAAGTACAGACATTCAAGTGACTACCAAAGATTCCGAACGATTAGCCGAAGGGGCACCAAATGCTCAATATGTCTTAATCAACGGAATGAGTCATATTCTCAAAGACGGTCCAGAAGAAAGAACAGCGAATATACTTACGTATTACAATCCAAAACTCCCATTAAACAAGGATTTAATTGATACGCTGATACGTTTTATTCAATAA
- a CDS encoding outer membrane beta-barrel protein, translating to MKKILTLCAITLGAFAFNTNAQGFYLDFNAGYGFGFPKNVLGTETHTDIVNGVGSVTTKNLTGSIGQGLNLQLTPGYMINEHIGIELGINYFIGGKTLMNKVTRSINNGGAIVDDEYEKREDIAHSSQLRIAPTVFLSTGITNKISGYAKVGIILPVYGSTIVNTEWIQGSIDNGAIVKEKHEIVTKINGDLSMGFKGALGINYNITDNLSIFGEVFALSLNIKQKNRASTSYKVDGKEILESIPVIKTQIEYVDELTPESNNPTYNTKYDTSKPLNELYQKTSFSQMGIQVGVKYRF from the coding sequence ATGAAAAAAATACTTACACTATGTGCAATCACTTTAGGTGCCTTTGCATTCAATACTAACGCCCAAGGGTTCTATTTAGATTTTAATGCAGGATATGGATTTGGTTTCCCAAAAAATGTGCTAGGAACTGAAACGCATACAGACATTGTTAATGGTGTTGGATCTGTAACAACAAAAAATTTAACAGGTTCTATTGGACAAGGACTTAATCTACAATTAACCCCAGGTTACATGATTAATGAGCATATTGGTATCGAATTAGGGATTAATTATTTCATCGGAGGTAAAACACTTATGAATAAAGTAACTAGATCTATTAATAATGGAGGTGCCATCGTAGATGATGAATATGAAAAAAGAGAAGATATTGCCCATTCTAGTCAACTTAGAATTGCTCCTACTGTTTTTCTTTCAACAGGTATAACAAATAAAATTTCTGGATATGCTAAAGTTGGTATTATTCTTCCTGTTTACGGTTCAACTATAGTGAATACGGAATGGATTCAAGGAAGTATTGACAATGGAGCTATTGTAAAAGAAAAGCATGAAATTGTAACTAAGATTAATGGAGATCTATCTATGGGATTCAAAGGTGCATTAGGTATTAACTACAACATCACCGACAATCTTTCTATATTTGGTGAAGTATTTGCTCTTTCGTTAAATATAAAGCAAAAGAATAGAGCTTCAACTTCCTATAAAGTAGATGGAAAAGAAATTTTAGAATCTATTCCTGTAATTAAAACTCAAATTGAGTATGTAGATGAATTGACACCAGAATCTAACAACCCTACATACAATACTAAATATGATACAAGTAAACCACTAAATGAATTATACCAAAAGACAAGCTTTAGTCAAATGGGAATTCAAGTTGGTGTAAAATACAGATTCTAA
- a CDS encoding ABC-F family ATP-binding cassette domain-containing protein: MNYLSVENLTKTYGERTIFKDLTFGIEQGQKVALVAKNGTGKSTLLRCLIGLEPSDSGRVVFRNDIVIAYLEQADELNPENTIYEEIFNHDLPKLNTFKEYSKALNTHDEEKIASLFEKVSELNAWNLDSLVEQILSKLKLNDVQAKIGQLSGGQRKRVALAKVLITEPDFLFLDEPTNHLDLDMIEWLEEYLSQSKSTIFMVTHDRYFLEVITDTIYELDNQQLYKYQGNFSYFLEKKAEREENLTIEVGKARSQFRKELDWIRRQPKARGTKQKARIDAFHETKKIASQNLAKEELEINIKMERLGTKILELHHISKSYPQLQILHKFNYNFQQRERLGIVGVNGVGKSTFLKIITGSEDVDQGKVVIGDTVVFGYYSQENIEVSDDMKVIDVIREVAEYIPLEKGREMSAAQFLEKFLFPRNMHYNFVHKLSGGEKRRLKLMKVLMSNPNFLILDEPTNDLDIYILGVLEDYLKNFPGCLIVVSHDRYFMDKMVDHIFVFEGEGKIVDITGNYISYREFQKEKQIPKKNESTPTPPPVIAKKEPQEKTKLSFKEKLEFEQLDKEIILLEEEKEQLTQILSGDATANDLNQASKRLGEIIPELESKTERWMYLADFM; this comes from the coding sequence ATGAATTATCTTTCGGTAGAAAATTTAACAAAGACGTACGGGGAACGTACCATCTTTAAAGACCTTACTTTTGGAATAGAACAAGGTCAAAAAGTAGCATTAGTTGCCAAAAACGGTACTGGAAAGTCCACGTTACTACGCTGTCTCATTGGTTTAGAGCCCTCAGATAGCGGAAGAGTTGTTTTTCGAAATGATATTGTAATTGCTTATTTGGAACAAGCAGATGAATTAAATCCAGAAAATACGATTTACGAAGAGATTTTTAATCACGACTTACCAAAGCTTAACACTTTCAAAGAATATTCCAAAGCATTGAATACTCACGATGAAGAGAAAATTGCCTCTTTATTTGAGAAGGTTTCCGAACTCAATGCATGGAATTTAGATAGCTTAGTTGAACAGATTTTATCAAAACTAAAACTAAATGATGTTCAAGCTAAGATTGGTCAATTATCTGGTGGGCAACGCAAAAGAGTTGCCTTAGCAAAAGTATTAATTACAGAACCTGACTTTCTTTTCTTAGACGAACCAACCAATCACTTGGATTTAGATATGATTGAATGGTTAGAGGAATATCTATCGCAATCTAAATCTACCATTTTTATGGTAACACATGATCGGTATTTCCTAGAAGTTATTACCGATACGATTTATGAATTAGATAATCAACAGCTTTATAAATACCAAGGAAATTTCTCCTATTTCTTAGAAAAGAAAGCAGAAAGGGAAGAAAATTTAACGATTGAAGTTGGAAAAGCAAGAAGTCAATTTCGCAAAGAGTTAGATTGGATTCGACGTCAGCCCAAGGCGCGTGGCACCAAGCAGAAGGCTAGGATTGATGCTTTTCATGAAACAAAAAAGATTGCTAGTCAAAATTTAGCCAAAGAAGAACTGGAAATCAACATCAAAATGGAGCGTTTAGGTACTAAAATTCTTGAATTGCATCATATTTCTAAAAGCTATCCACAGCTCCAAATCCTACATAAATTCAACTACAACTTTCAACAAAGGGAGCGCTTAGGCATTGTAGGTGTAAATGGGGTCGGAAAATCTACTTTCTTAAAAATAATTACAGGTTCAGAAGATGTAGATCAAGGAAAAGTTGTAATCGGAGATACCGTTGTTTTTGGATATTACTCACAAGAGAATATTGAAGTTAGCGACGATATGAAAGTAATTGATGTGATTCGAGAAGTAGCTGAATATATTCCATTGGAAAAAGGAAGAGAAATGTCGGCTGCACAATTCTTAGAGAAATTTCTTTTCCCTCGGAATATGCACTACAATTTTGTTCATAAGCTAAGTGGTGGAGAAAAACGTCGTCTAAAACTCATGAAGGTATTGATGTCAAATCCAAATTTTCTTATCCTTGATGAGCCTACTAATGATTTAGACATATATATTCTAGGAGTATTGGAAGATTATCTTAAAAATTTTCCTGGATGCCTGATTGTAGTTTCCCACGACCGTTATTTTATGGATAAAATGGTGGATCATATTTTTGTATTTGAAGGAGAAGGTAAGATTGTGGATATTACAGGAAATTATATTTCTTATAGGGAATTTCAAAAAGAAAAACAGATACCCAAAAAAAATGAATCTACTCCTACTCCACCACCTGTTATAGCCAAAAAAGAACCTCAAGAAAAGACAAAACTATCCTTCAAAGAAAAATTAGAATTTGAACAATTGGATAAAGAAATTATTTTATTAGAAGAAGAAAAAGAACAATTAACACAAATTCTTTCAGGAGATGCTACAGCGAATGACCTTAATCAAGCAAGCAAGCGATTGGGAGAAATTATTCCCGAATTAGAGTCTAAAACAGAAAGATGGATGTATTTAGCTGATTTTATGTAA
- a CDS encoding DUF4293 domain-containing protein: MIQRIQSVYLLLTLLFLIILSVGTSVYTAKIQKEGTFEMIVYSNVYGVQKDLTMQNSLDAKDTEILQDKMRTSKLLNNMKSIPTFYFPFYSITILLSMLAIIVLLGYKKLARQLKLGRLLFVLNLLSAICVLILYAYFKDSVSINEESVNNSIQLGFGFYCIILSLAFSFLANLGINRDLKLVKSIDRIR, translated from the coding sequence ATGATACAGCGTATTCAATCTGTTTATCTTCTCTTAACACTCTTGTTTTTAATCATTTTAAGCGTTGGCACTTCTGTGTACACAGCTAAGATTCAAAAAGAAGGTACATTTGAAATGATAGTGTATTCCAATGTGTATGGTGTGCAAAAAGACCTTACCATGCAAAATTCTCTTGACGCAAAAGATACAGAGATACTCCAAGATAAAATGCGTACTTCCAAATTGCTTAACAATATGAAAAGTATTCCTACTTTTTATTTTCCCTTTTATTCTATAACCATCTTACTATCTATGTTAGCAATTATCGTATTGCTTGGATATAAAAAGCTAGCACGCCAACTAAAATTAGGACGACTCCTATTTGTATTAAACCTTCTTTCAGCTATTTGTGTATTGATTCTTTACGCATACTTTAAGGACTCAGTTTCCATAAATGAAGAGTCTGTTAATAATTCTATTCAACTTGGTTTTGGATTTTATTGCATTATCTTATCGCTTGCTTTTTCATTTTTAGCAAATCTTGGAATTAATCGCGACTTAAAATTAGTGAAATCTATAGACCGAATCCGTTAA
- a CDS encoding caspase family protein, with protein sequence MKKTLLFTFLSIGFIFPVLAQNNKHALIIALSEYNRETGWRNINSANDVQLIKNALIAKGFAEENIIVHSDGLTKDGILDAIQKDLIDKVQPGDMAYFQYSGHGQQVADDNNDEVDGLDEALVPVDAPVGNRYKDPKTGQVVNYDGSKHLRDDDLGAILDKLRTKLGTTGNVMVVIDACHSGSATRGIGLARGTSEPNVPDGWKAPASASSRGAVETETGFGLITVEQNKAGMVCFFGSSQDELNYEYEDNDGKRYGSLSYALSKALTESKSTTSYRALFENIKNTMGVIAPKQVPQVEGVIDQEILGGKLLDAPSYYNVIDWKATNKVEINVGKLQSINNGSIVSFYPPDTRLGTDSKKAPAKPIATGKVVSAGWTSSEIELTSGALTKEDAEKSWCYITEKSVVEKPLTVQISASSKDAKVVRKIMAEYPTLVITDKPNSDLLLEVGTGASTRGASLVTITTKTDNVIYEKALADAKGVQEDEVKAAVKSMANYAQANLIKGIEIENSSMQGEVIIVPIKIREGADMKNLKDGDTEELDPATLKDANGIVRVPIGTYIRFKVRNNSSSKLYYALIDIDPNNNITAVYPDAKHTPSEFKLEGFGVSDKTNFFRAGAPEGGEVLKLIMSDKPLNLREIIGTRGGSEGSSPIEALIQRSYNSTRGPEEVPITTENIGVYTFTYQVEKAK encoded by the coding sequence ATGAAAAAAACACTTTTATTTACATTTCTGAGCATAGGATTTATTTTTCCAGTTTTAGCTCAGAACAACAAACACGCATTAATTATTGCGTTAAGCGAGTACAACAGAGAAACAGGATGGAGAAATATTAACTCAGCAAATGATGTTCAATTGATTAAGAATGCTTTGATTGCAAAAGGATTTGCCGAAGAGAATATCATTGTTCATAGCGACGGACTAACTAAAGATGGTATTTTAGATGCTATTCAAAAAGATTTAATAGACAAAGTACAGCCTGGAGATATGGCTTACTTTCAATATTCGGGTCATGGACAACAAGTAGCTGATGATAATAATGATGAAGTAGATGGATTAGATGAGGCACTTGTACCGGTAGATGCTCCAGTGGGAAATAGATATAAAGACCCGAAAACGGGGCAAGTCGTGAACTATGATGGAAGCAAGCATTTACGTGACGATGATTTAGGTGCTATTTTGGATAAGTTACGTACTAAATTAGGAACAACAGGAAATGTCATGGTAGTTATTGATGCATGTCACTCTGGTTCTGCCACTCGTGGGATTGGTTTGGCTAGAGGTACAAGCGAACCTAACGTTCCTGATGGATGGAAAGCACCTGCATCAGCTTCTTCACGAGGCGCAGTAGAAACTGAAACTGGATTTGGTCTGATAACAGTTGAACAAAATAAAGCAGGAATGGTTTGTTTCTTTGGTTCCAGCCAAGACGAATTAAACTATGAATATGAAGATAATGATGGTAAACGCTATGGTTCTTTATCTTATGCCTTGAGTAAAGCATTGACAGAATCTAAAAGCACAACTAGTTACCGAGCTTTGTTTGAAAATATTAAAAATACAATGGGTGTAATTGCCCCAAAACAAGTACCTCAAGTAGAAGGTGTGATTGATCAAGAAATCTTAGGAGGTAAATTGTTAGATGCACCATCTTATTATAATGTTATTGATTGGAAAGCTACTAATAAAGTGGAAATTAATGTAGGTAAACTTCAATCCATTAACAACGGGTCTATCGTATCTTTTTATCCTCCAGACACCCGTTTAGGTACAGATTCTAAGAAAGCACCTGCGAAACCTATTGCTACAGGGAAGGTTGTTTCTGCAGGCTGGACTAGCTCAGAGATAGAATTAACAAGTGGAGCATTAACTAAAGAAGATGCTGAAAAAAGCTGGTGCTACATCACTGAAAAGAGTGTGGTAGAAAAACCATTAACAGTTCAAATTTCTGCCTCATCTAAAGATGCGAAAGTAGTTCGTAAAATAATGGCTGAATATCCAACCTTGGTAATTACGGATAAACCAAACTCTGATTTATTGTTGGAAGTTGGAACAGGTGCAAGCACAAGAGGTGCAAGCTTAGTGACCATTACAACCAAAACCGATAATGTGATTTATGAGAAAGCCTTGGCTGATGCTAAAGGAGTGCAAGAAGATGAAGTAAAAGCAGCTGTAAAATCAATGGCTAATTATGCGCAAGCTAATTTAATTAAAGGAATTGAAATTGAAAATTCTTCTATGCAAGGAGAAGTAATTATTGTTCCGATTAAAATTAGAGAAGGTGCAGATATGAAAAACTTGAAAGATGGAGATACTGAAGAATTGGATCCAGCTACGTTAAAAGATGCGAACGGTATTGTACGTGTTCCAATTGGTACTTATATTCGTTTTAAAGTGAGAAATAATTCTAGTAGTAAACTATATTATGCACTTATTGATATTGATCCAAACAATAATATAACAGCCGTATATCCAGATGCTAAACACACTCCAAGCGAGTTTAAATTAGAAGGTTTTGGTGTTTCTGATAAAACAAATTTTTTCCGTGCTGGTGCTCCAGAAGGAGGAGAGGTACTTAAGCTAATCATGAGTGACAAACCTTTAAACTTAAGAGAGATTATTGGAACAAGAGGCGGGTCAGAAGGTTCTTCACCGATTGAAGCACTTATTCAAAGGTCTTATAATTCAACTAGAGGACCAGAGGAAGTTCCTATTACAACTGAAAATATCGGAGTATATACATTTACTTATCAGGTTGAAAAAGCAAAATAG
- the msrB gene encoding peptide-methionine (R)-S-oxide reductase MsrB, which yields MMMEKSKYYSRKDKGALQVSNEEWKQLLPTDLYAVAREAATERPFIGKYYLTDEVGEYFCAVCGNHLFRSDTKFMSSCGWPSFFEANKRAVKFVEDHSHGMHRIEVLCARCDSHLGHVFNDGPKPTNMRYCMNSISLDFEPRSEKNEEAENESA from the coding sequence ATGATGATGGAGAAAAGTAAGTATTATTCACGTAAGGATAAAGGCGCCTTACAAGTCTCTAATGAAGAGTGGAAACAACTTTTACCAACTGATTTATATGCCGTAGCTCGAGAAGCGGCAACTGAACGCCCTTTTATTGGAAAATATTATCTAACTGATGAAGTAGGAGAGTACTTCTGTGCAGTATGTGGGAATCACCTGTTTCGCTCTGATACAAAATTCATGAGTAGTTGCGGTTGGCCTAGCTTTTTCGAAGCTAACAAACGTGCCGTTAAGTTCGTGGAAGACCATAGTCATGGAATGCATCGCATAGAAGTTTTATGTGCACGTTGTGACTCTCATTTAGGGCATGTGTTTAATGATGGTCCAAAGCCGACTAATATGCGTTATTGTATGAATTCTATTAGCTTAGATTTTGAACCAAGAAGTGAAAAAAATGAAGAAGCGGAAAATGAGAGTGCCTAA
- a CDS encoding FKBP-type peptidyl-prolyl cis-trans isomerase, translating to MKYVAILLVSAILLFSCNLQGVKKNENPPKNEKDTTTTEKISTKKQSTPEIASDTLRLPNGITITYFKKGKGELLQKGDMVKIDFREKLEDGTVFDGNHIVKKQFVPFIVGWHQQTEGWDLAMTQLRVGDDVDIFIPARFGRGEKGIKGIIPPNSNTILSLRIIDRFEPTHSIDGVEVWKYDETNSEGDLIDTGDEVYINYFVSSESKPRYDNNYQRGSTFKLVMGDISVMPGLEKALRVSKSGDRIMVKIPSKWAYGNKGLIGMVKPNEDIFYDIQIARVIKKANS from the coding sequence ATGAAATATGTTGCTATCCTACTTGTAAGTGCCATTCTCTTATTCTCTTGCAATCTGCAAGGGGTTAAGAAAAATGAAAACCCTCCAAAGAATGAAAAAGACACAACTACTACTGAAAAAATTAGCACCAAAAAGCAATCTACTCCTGAAATAGCTAGCGACACTTTACGACTTCCTAATGGGATAACTATTACCTATTTCAAAAAAGGAAAAGGAGAATTGCTTCAAAAAGGAGATATGGTGAAGATAGACTTTCGCGAGAAATTAGAGGATGGAACTGTTTTCGACGGAAACCATATTGTCAAAAAACAATTTGTTCCCTTCATCGTGGGATGGCACCAACAAACAGAAGGCTGGGATTTAGCTATGACACAATTACGTGTAGGTGATGACGTAGATATATTTATTCCAGCGCGCTTTGGACGAGGTGAGAAAGGAATAAAAGGAATTATTCCACCAAATTCAAATACCATCTTATCTCTTAGAATTATAGATAGATTTGAGCCTACTCACTCAATTGATGGTGTGGAAGTTTGGAAATACGATGAAACAAATAGTGAAGGAGATTTGATTGATACTGGAGATGAAGTATATATCAACTATTTTGTGAGCTCAGAAAGTAAACCACGTTACGACAACAACTACCAGAGAGGTTCGACCTTTAAATTAGTCATGGGTGATATTAGCGTAATGCCTGGTTTGGAAAAAGCGCTACGTGTCTCTAAGTCTGGCGACCGTATTATGGTAAAAATCCCTTCCAAATGGGCATACGGAAATAAAGGTTTGATTGGGATGGTTAAGCCAAATGAAGATATCTTTTACGATATTCAAATTGCTCGAGTCATAAAGAAGGCTAATTCTTAG
- a CDS encoding FKBP-type peptidyl-prolyl cis-trans isomerase → MIKNCLLFFIAIVILLACKSKTEEKIQKPKWTKEQSTQLNSKFSNEEEIKIRLYLKQHANANFKETGSGLRYWIYQDEEGPTVTSNQVVDVKFKMSLLDNTLIYQTEGNEVSQFKVDKDHVESGLMEGIKYLSEGDKAQFIIPSPLAHGLLGDRNKIPPLEVVLVDVELIKVY, encoded by the coding sequence ATGATAAAGAATTGCTTATTATTTTTTATTGCTATTGTTATTCTTCTTGCTTGTAAAAGTAAAACCGAAGAAAAAATACAAAAACCTAAGTGGACAAAAGAACAATCTACGCAATTGAATAGTAAATTCTCAAATGAAGAAGAAATTAAAATCCGCTTATATCTCAAACAACATGCAAATGCCAATTTCAAAGAAACAGGTTCAGGATTGCGGTATTGGATTTATCAAGATGAGGAAGGTCCTACCGTAACAAGCAATCAGGTTGTGGATGTAAAATTCAAAATGAGTCTTTTAGACAATACGCTCATTTATCAGACAGAAGGAAATGAAGTGAGTCAATTTAAAGTAGATAAAGATCATGTTGAATCTGGACTTATGGAGGGAATTAAATATTTATCTGAAGGTGATAAGGCGCAATTCATTATTCCCAGTCCGCTAGCTCATGGATTATTAGGAGATAGAAATAAAATTCCACCGCTAGAAGTGGTATTAGTAGATGTTGAACTTATAAAAGTATATTAA
- a CDS encoding DHH family phosphoesterase: MQTFDEQRIAHIKDLLEVKQKVVIVAHKSPDGDSIGSSVGLYHYLQKKGVEVTICHPDPAPYFLQWMNGTETILNAEEQRELTFQKIKEATILFCLDFNTLNRTGILEQALMEASATKIMIDHHLYPGHGFDYTFSEVASCSTAQLITDFIHAMGDDELLDENIGNALYCGIMTDSGSFRFPSVTSHTHIVIARLMEHGVKPHMIHEAVYDTNSFEKLQLWAFAIDQKTEVLEKHKTILITLSQNELEKYHYTKGDTEGLVNEGLSITGIKKSIFLMEQDGIIKISFRSKGEDNPVNTMASKYFQGGGHLNAAGGKWVGSMDAAIAKIKDVLPEFD, translated from the coding sequence ATGCAAACATTTGATGAGCAACGTATTGCTCATATAAAAGATTTACTAGAAGTCAAGCAAAAGGTAGTTATTGTTGCCCACAAATCTCCTGATGGAGATTCTATTGGTAGTTCTGTGGGATTGTATCATTATCTCCAAAAAAAAGGAGTGGAAGTTACTATTTGTCACCCCGACCCTGCCCCCTACTTCCTTCAATGGATGAATGGCACGGAGACTATTCTAAATGCAGAAGAACAAAGAGAATTAACTTTCCAAAAGATAAAGGAAGCTACTATTCTTTTCTGTCTAGACTTTAATACGCTAAATAGAACAGGAATTTTAGAACAAGCTTTAATGGAAGCCTCTGCCACCAAAATAATGATTGACCATCATTTATATCCTGGACATGGGTTTGATTATACTTTTTCAGAAGTAGCCTCTTGTTCTACGGCACAACTTATAACTGATTTCATTCACGCCATGGGTGATGATGAATTATTAGATGAAAATATTGGCAATGCTTTATATTGTGGTATCATGACGGATAGTGGATCTTTTAGATTCCCTAGTGTGACATCTCATACGCATATAGTAATTGCTCGATTAATGGAACATGGCGTGAAGCCTCACATGATACACGAAGCAGTTTATGATACAAATTCATTTGAGAAACTTCAATTATGGGCTTTTGCTATCGATCAAAAAACTGAAGTGCTAGAAAAGCATAAAACTATTTTGATTACTTTATCTCAAAATGAGTTAGAAAAGTATCATTACACCAAAGGAGATACAGAAGGACTGGTAAATGAAGGTTTATCTATTACGGGAATTAAAAAATCTATCTTTTTAATGGAACAAGATGGAATAATTAAAATTTCTTTTCGTTCAAAAGGAGAAGACAATCCAGTAAATACCATGGCAAGTAAATATTTCCAGGGAGGTGGTCATTTAAATGCTGCTGGTGGAAAATGGGTCGGAAGTATGGATGCTGCAATTGCTAAAATTAAGGATGTTTTACCTGAGTTCGATTGA
- the dapA gene encoding 4-hydroxy-tetrahydrodipicolinate synthase produces MKLQGTGVALVTPFNENGSVDENGLRKLVDYQIENGTNFLVVQGSTGEAATLTASEKELTLKIVIEQNKGRLPIVLGLASNNTAELVEAYKNIDATGIDAFLCASPHYNKPSQRGIIAHFTALAKVAQSPIILYNVPGRTSSNMTAATTLELAKVDNIIGIKEASGNIEQVMDILKDRPKDFAVVSGEDALTMPLMAMGADGVISVVANGLPKTYSSMVDAMLQGNIETAQKLHFSMLDITKSFFAEGNPSGIKCCLDLLDICRDYVRLPLTSVSKELRLRMENELKKFK; encoded by the coding sequence ATGAAATTACAAGGAACCGGAGTAGCGCTAGTGACTCCTTTCAATGAAAATGGAAGCGTGGATGAGAATGGTTTACGAAAATTGGTTGATTATCAAATAGAAAATGGGACCAACTTTCTAGTTGTTCAAGGATCTACTGGTGAAGCTGCCACTTTAACAGCTTCAGAGAAGGAATTGACTTTAAAGATTGTCATCGAACAAAACAAAGGTAGACTCCCCATTGTCTTAGGTTTAGCAAGTAATAATACAGCTGAACTTGTTGAGGCATATAAAAACATAGACGCTACAGGAATAGATGCGTTTTTATGTGCATCACCACATTACAACAAACCAAGTCAACGAGGAATAATCGCACATTTTACAGCGCTTGCCAAAGTTGCTCAAAGCCCCATAATTCTATATAATGTTCCTGGACGAACTTCGAGTAATATGACAGCAGCTACAACACTTGAATTAGCAAAAGTGGACAATATCATAGGGATCAAAGAAGCTTCTGGTAATATAGAACAGGTGATGGATATTTTAAAAGACAGACCAAAAGATTTTGCTGTAGTTTCTGGAGAAGACGCTTTAACAATGCCTTTAATGGCTATGGGCGCTGATGGTGTTATCTCTGTGGTCGCTAATGGTTTACCAAAAACGTATTCTTCTATGGTTGATGCAATGCTTCAAGGGAATATAGAAACAGCTCAAAAACTACATTTCAGTATGCTAGACATTACCAAAAGTTTCTTTGCAGAAGGAAATCCATCAGGTATAAAATGCTGCTTAGATTTATTAGATATATGTAGAGATTATGTACGTTTACCTCTTACATCTGTGAGTAAAGAGCTAAGACTCAGAATGGAAAATGAACTAAAAAAGTTCAAATAA